The proteins below come from a single Chryseobacterium nepalense genomic window:
- the frr gene encoding ribosome recycling factor produces MEELDLIVESVQHDMEAAVKHLDHAFQRIRAGRASTNMVQDVMVEYYGAMTPINQVANVSIPDAMTISIQPWDAKAINDIEKAIINSNLGFAPSNNGINIILNVPPLTEERRRELAKQAKSETEDTKVVVRNARQNGLKELKKLDGVSEDVIKGIEADIQVLTDKYVKICDEHLKTKEAEIMKV; encoded by the coding sequence ATGGAAGAATTAGATCTTATAGTAGAGTCTGTGCAACACGATATGGAAGCGGCTGTTAAGCACCTGGATCATGCATTTCAAAGAATCAGAGCGGGACGTGCGTCTACAAATATGGTTCAGGATGTAATGGTAGAATATTACGGGGCAATGACTCCCATCAACCAGGTAGCCAATGTTTCTATTCCGGATGCCATGACGATTTCTATTCAACCTTGGGATGCTAAAGCAATTAATGATATTGAGAAAGCCATCATTAATTCTAATCTTGGTTTTGCTCCTTCCAATAACGGGATCAATATTATTCTTAATGTTCCGCCGTTAACGGAAGAGAGAAGAAGAGAGCTGGCAAAACAGGCCAAATCTGAAACTGAAGATACGAAAGTTGTAGTAAGAAATGCAAGACAAAACGGTCTGAAAGAGCTTAAAAAGCTGGATGGTGTTTCTGAAGATGTTATTAAAGGTATCGAAGCTGATATCCAGGTTCTTACCGATAAATATGTGAAAATTTGTGATGAACATCTTAAAACAAAAGAAGCTGAAATTATGAAAGTATAA
- the pyrH gene encoding UMP kinase, producing the protein MKYKRILLKLSGEALMGNRQYGIDNERLQEYAAEIKKVVDKGCEIAIVIGGGNIFRGVAGAAKGMDRVQGDYMGMLATVINGMALQGALEDAGIKTRLQSAIEMDKVAEPFIKRRAVRHLEKGRVVIFGAGTGNPYFTTDTAATLRAIEIGADVILKGTRVDGIYDSDPEKNVNAVKYNSLSFDEVYAKNLKVMDMTAFTLSHENKLPIIVFDMNKDGNLERIVDGEAVGTLVDL; encoded by the coding sequence ATGAAATATAAAAGAATCCTTCTGAAACTTAGTGGTGAAGCCTTAATGGGAAACAGACAATATGGTATTGACAACGAAAGACTTCAGGAATACGCGGCCGAGATCAAAAAAGTAGTGGACAAAGGTTGCGAAATTGCCATTGTGATTGGAGGAGGAAATATTTTCCGTGGTGTGGCAGGAGCTGCAAAAGGAATGGACAGAGTACAGGGCGACTATATGGGAATGCTTGCAACGGTAATCAACGGAATGGCACTACAGGGAGCTTTGGAAGATGCCGGCATTAAAACAAGATTACAGTCTGCCATCGAAATGGACAAAGTAGCGGAACCTTTCATCAAAAGAAGAGCCGTAAGACATCTTGAAAAGGGAAGAGTGGTGATTTTCGGGGCAGGAACAGGAAATCCTTATTTCACAACCGACACAGCGGCAACATTAAGAGCAATCGAAATCGGAGCTGATGTTATTTTAAAGGGAACAAGGGTAGACGGAATTTATGACAGTGATCCTGAAAAAAATGTAAACGCCGTAAAATATAATTCATTATCTTTCGACGAAGTTTATGCCAAAAATCTTAAAGTAATGGATATGACTGCTTTTACTTTAAGTCACGAAAATAAATTGCCGATTATCGTTTTTGATATGAACAAAGACGGAAATCTTGAAAGAATTGTAGACGGAGAAGCTGTTGGTACTTTAGTTGATTTGTAA
- the porQ gene encoding type IX secretion system protein PorQ produces MKKIVIFSLFLSGIVSYAQTGTNVYPFLNIPVSARQAALGGDAISVRDHDVSFAIANPSLLNKDSDNQLSVNAAAYLADSKYGTIAYAKDFDNGHMATINARYMSYGDIPRTDESGFENGTFKASDVAIGAGYAYQFEENWTIGGGLNFITSKIDNYTSSAISGNAGITYHNKKNKETASLVFRNFGYQFKSFNGTRENLPFRVDLGYTRILKAIPLAITITAHDLQEFDISSQYNVNGQEVNVGRKIADHFSIGAELFPEKGFNIRLGYNVKRGNELAVADQRNFSGLSAGFGIKLSRFRIDYAHVRYHNSTNVNQIGVSVDLVSHAGE; encoded by the coding sequence TTGAAGAAAATTGTCATTTTTTCATTATTTCTGTCAGGGATTGTTTCTTATGCACAAACAGGAACAAACGTTTACCCGTTTTTGAATATTCCGGTTTCTGCGAGACAGGCTGCTCTTGGCGGCGATGCAATTTCTGTAAGAGATCATGATGTTTCCTTTGCCATTGCAAACCCCTCATTGCTCAATAAAGATTCCGATAACCAGCTTTCCGTGAATGCTGCAGCATATCTTGCCGATTCCAAATACGGAACAATAGCCTATGCCAAAGATTTTGACAACGGTCATATGGCTACCATTAATGCAAGGTATATGAGCTATGGAGACATTCCGAGAACCGATGAAAGTGGTTTCGAAAACGGCACATTCAAGGCTTCCGATGTTGCCATTGGTGCTGGATATGCCTATCAGTTTGAAGAAAACTGGACGATAGGCGGAGGATTAAATTTTATCACTTCTAAGATTGATAACTACACCTCTTCTGCCATATCAGGAAACGCAGGAATTACGTATCATAATAAAAAGAACAAAGAAACGGCCTCTCTGGTATTCAGAAATTTTGGATATCAGTTTAAATCATTCAACGGAACCAGGGAAAATCTTCCTTTTCGCGTAGATTTGGGATACACCAGGATTTTAAAAGCTATTCCGCTGGCGATTACCATTACGGCACACGATCTTCAGGAATTCGATATTTCTTCACAATACAACGTAAACGGTCAGGAAGTAAATGTGGGAAGAAAAATTGCCGATCATTTCTCTATTGGTGCAGAACTGTTCCCTGAAAAAGGATTCAATATCAGGCTGGGATATAATGTAAAACGCGGAAATGAACTGGCAGTGGCAGATCAGAGAAATTTCTCAGGGCTTTCAGCCGGATTTGGCATTAAATTATCAAGATTCCGAATCGATTATGCCCATGTAAGATATCATAATTCAACCAATGTTAATCAGATTGGTGTTTCGGTAGATCTTGTAAGCCATGCCGGAGAATAA